Below is a window of Gammaproteobacteria bacterium DNA.
ATCCACACTGAGGCCCGCCATAACAATCTTTAAACGCGCTATCTCTTCAGCAAAAGATTTTGGCAAATGCGTAAACGTACGCAATGGAAATAATATATTCTCCAATATTGTCAAGGAACTAAACAGTGCATTGTATTGAAATAATACACCCCAACGACGACGCACCGCTAGTGCTTGTTCTGTACTACATTGCGTAATTTCCGTCCCAAATACACGAATGCTGCCTGAAGTGGGCTGCCGCAACATCAGAATACTTCTTAAAAGTGTAGTTTTTCCACTGCCGCTACCACCTACAATGGCGAGGATTTCACCTTGGTTGACTACTAAATCCAAATCCTTATGCACCGATTGGCCACCGAAATTATTCTCAAGATCAGAGATTTCTATGACTTTAGTGCTAGGTTCTGACATAAAAAGGCTCTAAATATTTTGCCAAGGTAAAATAAGAGAAAATATCGCATCCGCTACAATAATTAAAAAGATAGCTTGCACCACGCTTTTAGTGGTTTGCCTACCAATACTATCTGCAGTATATTGCACCCTGAAACCTTGAAAACAGCCTATGCCCGCAATAATTAACGCAAAAGCCGGCGCTTTGACTAAGCCATGGAAAAATGTGCTAATTTGAATGACCCGAGGAAACTGCGTCAGAAAGTTATAAAAATTGATGCCCAACATGCGCTTAGAAACGATCATTCCACCAAGTAAACCAAAGATGTCCGCCCAAATGATAAGCAGCGGCAAAGAAACCATTAGACCAAAAATTTTTGGCAGTACTAAACGATTCATGGGAGATAATCCCATCGTACGCAATGCGTCAATTTCCTCATTGACCAACATGGTACCCAGTTGTGCCGTAAAAGCTGAACTGGTACGGCTGGCCACGATAATTGCCGTGATTAATGGCGCAAACTCCTGTAACACACCTATACCTAACAAGCTGACAATGTAAACATTTGCCCCATAAGCCAGCAGCTGATTACCCATTTGATAAGCTAATACCACACCAATTAAAAAATTCAGCAAAGCGACAATGAATAAGGCAGCAAACCCGGTTTCATCGATTGCATTAAAAAAGCTGCGCCATTGAATGTGGGCGGGACGACGCAGGTTATTCAATGCTGTAATGATAAATTCTCCCAGAAAAGATAAAAAATCTATCCCTTCTTTAAAACCCGTCATCGTGAAAATTCCCACCTTTGCAAGCCAAGGAATTTTTGCAGGAGTAGAGATAACCTGGCTGGCTTTTTTGCCTTTTTCTTTAATTAAATTGATGAGTGAGAGGTGATCCTCAGCAAAATCAGCTAACTCTGCTGTTTTGCCTCGTTGTTCGAGCGTTTGTAGATATTGGTATAAAACCCAAGCGCCCGTGCTATCCATACGCGTAATGTCCTTACCTGATATGGTTGCAGGGGCTATAGTGCCGAGCTTTTGCATCTGAGAGGTAAGCGTTTCTATGCCGGAAACAGTCCATTCACCCACACATTGCAAGATGCGGTTGTGTGTATCCAGATTGATAGCGGCATTAGGATTGCTCATTAGAGTTTGTTTCGCAGCTCTTGAATTAAGTGGGCAATCGCTTTAGCGCGATGACTGATTTGATTTTTGACGGCAGAAGGTAATTCGGCAGCTGAACAACCGTGTGTAGGCACAAAAAACAATGAGTCATAGCCAAAACCGTTTTCTCCTCGTGGCGCAAATAACACCTTACCCTCCCAAGTACCTTGACAGATGAGTGGGCTAGGATCATGGTCGTGTTTGAGTAATGCGAGCACACATTGAAACCGAGCAGTACGTTCATCTTCTGCGGCAGCAATGAGATCACTCAATAATTTTTGACGGTTTTCAGAAAAATCGACTTTGGCGCCTGCGTATCGCGCCGAATAAATGCCAGGGGCGCCATTTAGGATATCAACTTCCAAGCCCGAATCATCGGCCAAGGCCGGCAAACCAGTATGTTTGGCGGCATTGCGTGCTTTCAGTAAAGCATTTTCAACAAAAGTCAGGCCAGTTTCTTCTACTTCTGGCACACCGAGGTCAGATTGTGGAATGATGGAGATATGAATATCTCCCAGGATTTCACGAAATTCCTGCAATTTACCGGGGTTATTGCTTGCTAATACTACTGGAGGCGGGTTTTTGTGACTCATTTGAATCCTGTTAGTTTACAAAAGGTCGAATAATTTTACAGCTATTTTACTTATAATTTTAACATTGTAGCATATTTTGACTTTTATTCAGCCAGATAAAATTAAGCTGTTAACTTATGCATTTTTACCGTAACCCCTATAAAAAATACTGTCATTCCCGCGCAGGCGGGAATCTATTTCTGACACAGCGCCAAAATCAGGATAGATTCCCGCCTACGCGGGAATGACAATGCTTACCTTTTACCCTTTGTAACTCTATCAAGGCCTGCCAAATCTTGATGTGTTCTTATAT
It encodes the following:
- a CDS encoding ATP-binding cassette domain-containing protein, which produces MSEPSTKVIEISDLENNFGGQSVHKDLDLVVNQGEILAIVGGSGSGKTTLLRSILMLRQPTSGSIRVFGTEITQCSTEQALAVRRRWGVLFQYNALFSSLTILENILFPLRTFTHLPKSFAEEIARLKIVMAGLSVDVGSKYPSELSGGMQKRAGLARAISLDPELLILDEPTTGLDPQSAEALDELILQLREGLGLTVVMVTHDLDSLWRVTDRVAFLGEGKVLATLPMPELVKEPHPLIQAYFSGYRGKRNVGSPSPTRGEGKKSRLL
- a CDS encoding ABC transporter permease, yielding MSNPNAAINLDTHNRILQCVGEWTVSGIETLTSQMQKLGTIAPATISGKDITRMDSTGAWVLYQYLQTLEQRGKTAELADFAEDHLSLINLIKEKGKKASQVISTPAKIPWLAKVGIFTMTGFKEGIDFLSFLGEFIITALNNLRRPAHIQWRSFFNAIDETGFAALFIVALLNFLIGVVLAYQMGNQLLAYGANVYIVSLLGIGVLQEFAPLITAIIVASRTSSAFTAQLGTMLVNEEIDALRTMGLSPMNRLVLPKIFGLMVSLPLLIIWADIFGLLGGMIVSKRMLGINFYNFLTQFPRVIQISTFFHGLVKAPAFALIIAGIGCFQGFRVQYTADSIGRQTTKSVVQAIFLIIVADAIFSLILPWQNI
- the rdgB gene encoding RdgB/HAM1 family non-canonical purine NTP pyrophosphatase: MSHKNPPPVVLASNNPGKLQEFREILGDIHISIIPQSDLGVPEVEETGLTFVENALLKARNAAKHTGLPALADDSGLEVDILNGAPGIYSARYAGAKVDFSENRQKLLSDLIAAAEDERTARFQCVLALLKHDHDPSPLICQGTWEGKVLFAPRGENGFGYDSLFFVPTHGCSAAELPSAVKNQISHRAKAIAHLIQELRNKL